The following are from one region of the Coffea eugenioides isolate CCC68of chromosome 2, Ceug_1.0, whole genome shotgun sequence genome:
- the LOC113759278 gene encoding uncharacterized protein DDB_G0271670-like, producing MIKKLTPAAGGHEGAKGAAQMMMMMSSSSSWLTGPELEAANQLIQLSGDGHSSSSSSKDGRSTISSSTFDDDLVIMMVAPSDLEAAAVESYGADMTAKCSAEAIHDQDVASTSSSSSSSSSSSSSSSSSCSAIKTGENFDVWEEIDASCLFMMERKRKRKRKLRSIADLYANTKPNLVKKAAS from the coding sequence ATGATAAAGAAATTGACACCAGCTGCCGGAGGACACGAAGGAGCGAAAGGCGCGGCccagatgatgatgatgatgagcagcagcagcagctggCTGACGGGGCCGGAATTGGAGGCGGCTAACCAGCTGATTCAACTCAGCGGAGATGGTcatagcagcagcagcagcagcaaagACGGCCGCAGTACTATTAGTAGTAGTACTTTTGATGATGATCTGGTAATTATGATGGTGGCGCCTAGTGATCTTGAAGCAGCAGCCGTAGAAAGCTATGGAGCGGACATGACTGCTAAGTGCAGTGCCGAAGCGATTCATGATCAAGACGTAGCCTCCACATCATCATCATCGTCCTCCTCGTCGTCGTCGTCATCTTCTTCCTCCAGTTCCTGTTCTGCCATCAAGACAGGAGAAAACTTTGATGTTTGGGAAGAAATAGATGCTTCTTGCTTATTCATGATGGAGAGGAAGAGGAAGCGGAAGCGGAAGTTACGTTCCATTGCTGATCTCTATGCCAATACCAAGCCTAATCTGGTCAAGAAAGCGGCCAGCTAG